A window of the Oscillospiraceae bacterium NTUH-002-81 genome harbors these coding sequences:
- a CDS encoding DeoR family transcriptional regulator, with protein sequence MNFEFMTIDTPLPPCMPFPRALTGFPVSSTAKVMYCRMLDAMLSKGQEDENGILFVCFPVTAIAAVLSRSPMTVKRSLNELETAGLIMRVRQGVGEPNRIYVLIPGKEDAALA encoded by the coding sequence ATGAATTTTGAATTTATGACGATAGACACACCCTTGCCGCCCTGTATGCCCTTTCCCAGAGCGTTGACAGGTTTTCCAGTCAGCAGCACTGCAAAGGTCATGTACTGCCGGATGTTAGACGCTATGCTATCCAAAGGACAGGAGGACGAGAATGGAATCCTGTTTGTCTGCTTCCCTGTTACAGCCATTGCGGCAGTCTTGTCCCGCAGCCCCATGACGGTCAAGCGTTCTCTGAATGAACTGGAAACCGCCGGACTTATCATGCGGGTGCGTCAGGGCGTGGGGGAGCCAAACCGGATTTATGTGCTGATACCGGGAAAGGAGGACGCTGCCCTTGCCTGA
- a CDS encoding TnpV protein has translation MSELKPRITENGIDYILVGDYYIPDLKLPEEHRPIGKYGRMHREYLREVHPARFSTLVLNGELWTYLADLNKQAQERLDTIMEQMKAIEGVTEELKRTHQMEWVQRCNNIHNRAEEIVLHEMIYS, from the coding sequence ATGAGCGAATTGAAACCAAGAATAACGGAAAACGGAATTGATTATATCCTTGTTGGAGATTACTACATCCCAGACCTGAAACTGCCGGAAGAACACCGCCCCATTGGAAAGTATGGACGGATGCACCGGGAATATTTAAGAGAAGTCCACCCAGCCAGATTTAGCACATTAGTACTAAACGGAGAATTGTGGACATATCTTGCAGACCTGAACAAACAGGCACAGGAACGATTAGATACCATCATGGAGCAGATGAAAGCTATTGAGGGCGTGACCGAGGAATTGAAGCGTACCCATCAAATGGAATGGGTGCAGCGTTGCAATAACATTCACAATCGGGCAGAAGAAATTGTTTTGCATGAGATGATTTATTCATAA
- a CDS encoding helix-turn-helix domain-containing protein, translating into MKGATSIQERLWELRKDKGLNLEELSKLTGISKSALGSYEKEDFKEINHGNLITLADFYGVSVDYLLCRTENREQINTPLTELHLNDEMVALLKSGRINNRLLCELATHKDFIKFLADIEIYVDGIATMQIQNLNALVDTVRHEIIERYRPGEDDPHLKVLQAAHISDDEYFSHMVLDDLNLIIRDIRETHKKDSESAPQTTVADELKENLEAVENFKGSRLEKLAVLYCKQLGINYKNLSEEEFRWLIRILKKSKKMGTPISQRKKR; encoded by the coding sequence ATGAAAGGAGCAACAAGCATACAGGAACGCCTTTGGGAACTCCGCAAGGACAAAGGCTTAAATCTGGAAGAACTATCAAAGCTGACGGGTATTTCTAAATCAGCCCTTGGCAGTTATGAAAAAGAAGATTTTAAGGAAATCAATCATGGAAACCTCATCACGCTGGCAGACTTCTATGGGGTTTCTGTTGATTATCTGTTGTGCCGGACAGAGAACAGGGAGCAGATCAACACGCCACTGACGGAGCTGCATTTGAACGATGAAATGGTGGCACTTCTGAAAAGCGGTCGGATTAACAACCGTCTGCTCTGCGAACTTGCCACCCATAAGGACTTTATCAAGTTTCTTGCGGACATTGAGATTTATGTGGATGGGATTGCCACCATGCAGATTCAAAACCTCAACGCCCTTGTCGATACTGTCCGGCATGAAATCATTGAACGGTATCGCCCCGGCGAAGATGACCCGCATTTGAAAGTGCTGCAAGCTGCCCATATCAGTGATGATGAATATTTCAGCCATATGGTTCTGGATGACCTCAATCTCATTATCCGGGATATTCGGGAAACCCACAAAAAGGACAGCGAGAGTGCGCCCCAGACCACCGTTGCCGATGAACTGAAAGAAAATCTGGAAGCGGTCGAAAATTTCAAGGGCAGTCGTTTGGAAAAACTGGCAGTGCTTTACTGCAAGCAGCTCGGTATCAACTATAAAAATCTGTCGGAAGAAGAATTCCGCTGGCTCATTCGGATTCTCAAAAAATCAAAGAAAATGGGAACGCCTATCAGCCAGAGGAAAAAACGGTAA
- a CDS encoding MobA/MobL family protein — MAIFHYTVKIVGRSKGKSIISASAYLNGDVMKNEETGRISYYTSKREVVYTNLLMCENAPQEWLNVPAENIRRFQKSVRYKRADNKEAALKKFKLTFQKQRLWNEVLRIEKSADAQLGRSFEFSLPKEWNRQEQIDYTTEYIQKTFVNKGMCADWSIHDKGDGNPHVHLLVTMRPFNPDHSWGNKEIKDWEFVRDENGNIVVDESHPDWWQDKKDPDRHGIRIPVLDENGNQKVGARNRKQWKRVLTDATGWNSPKNCELWRSEWANVCNSHLKTENHIDHRSYARQGKLEIPTIHEGADARKIDEKFQNGQTQSASWKVVENQIIKRQNALLDKIQISFGKVSGALTQWKERLDDIRRKPGSHSHDGDNDKPDRGTAEFYGSDGTGIAGTGSTAPVFSGAEPEFKKLKQRIIQAAKSFARYRRTALTDRATENQNRTVGKRESAMAGINAEAEQREQLIAETEQRIADLKQQIEKAREIDERMQKLRERRAGGRTSADDRTDAGRTGSERPDNPGTKQAAKRIADLEREIEQRKQSREYRSIADKIKANRGTIDQRDRQQEKSRRRSRGMEI, encoded by the coding sequence ATGGCGATTTTTCATTATACAGTAAAGATTGTTGGACGCAGCAAAGGGAAATCCATCATATCAGCATCTGCCTATCTCAATGGTGATGTGATGAAAAATGAAGAAACCGGCAGAATCAGCTACTACACTTCCAAAAGAGAAGTTGTTTATACCAACCTATTGATGTGTGAAAATGCACCACAGGAATGGCTGAATGTACCTGCTGAAAATATCAGACGGTTCCAGAAATCTGTCCGATATAAAAGGGCAGATAACAAAGAAGCCGCACTGAAAAAATTTAAACTTACTTTTCAGAAGCAGCGTTTATGGAATGAAGTTTTGAGGATAGAAAAAAGTGCAGATGCACAACTCGGCAGGTCATTTGAGTTCTCACTTCCGAAAGAATGGAACAGACAGGAACAGATTGATTATACAACCGAATATATTCAAAAGACCTTTGTAAATAAGGGAATGTGTGCGGACTGGAGTATCCACGATAAAGGAGATGGAAATCCCCATGTGCATTTACTTGTGACGATGCGACCATTCAATCCAGACCACTCATGGGGGAACAAAGAAATCAAGGATTGGGAGTTTGTCAGAGATGAAAATGGAAATATTGTGGTGGATGAATCCCATCCGGACTGGTGGCAGGATAAAAAGGACCCTGACCGTCATGGAATCCGAATCCCGGTATTGGACGAAAACGGTAATCAGAAAGTCGGTGCAAGGAACCGTAAACAGTGGAAACGTGTATTAACCGATGCTACCGGATGGAACAGTCCGAAAAATTGTGAACTGTGGCGGAGTGAATGGGCGAATGTCTGTAATTCACATTTGAAAACGGAAAATCACATTGACCACCGTTCTTATGCAAGGCAGGGGAAATTAGAGATACCGACGATCCATGAGGGCGCGGATGCCAGAAAAATTGATGAGAAATTTCAAAATGGGCAGACACAATCAGCGTCATGGAAAGTGGTAGAAAATCAGATCATAAAAAGACAAAATGCACTGCTGGATAAAATACAGATTTCTTTCGGAAAGGTATCCGGTGCATTGACACAATGGAAGGAGCGATTGGATGACATTAGAAGAAAGCCGGGAAGTCATTCCCATGATGGAGACAATGATAAACCAGATCGAGGAACAGCAGAATTTTATGGCAGCGATGGTACAGGAATTGCAGGAACGGGATCGACAGCTCCTGTCTTTTCAGGAGCAGAACCAGAGTTTAAAAAGCTTAAACAGCGAATTATCCAGGCTGCTAAATCTTTTGCCAGATACAGAAGAACTGCTCTCACAGATCGAGCAACAGAAAACCAGAATCGAACAGTTGGAAAACGAGAATCAGCAATGGCAGGAATTAACGCAGAAGCTGAACAACGAGAACAGCTTATTGCAGAAACAGAACAGCGAATTGCTGACCTTAAACAGCAGATAGAGAAAGCGAGGGAGATCGATGAGCGAATGCAGAAACTTAGAGAACGTCGGGCAGGTGGAAGAACTTCTGCTGATGACCGAACAGATGCAGGACGAACTGGATCAGAAAGACCAGACAATCCAGGAACTAAACAGGCAGCTAAGCGAATCGCTGACCTTGAACGAGAAATTGAACAGCGAAAACAGAGCCGAGAATATCGAAGCATTGCGGACAAGATTAAGGCAAACAGAGGAACGATTGACCAGCGAGACAGACAGCAGGAAAAGAGCCGACGCAGAAGCCGTGGCATGGAAATTTAA
- a CDS encoding DUF6040 family protein encodes MRKKVPYEKCEKCDRTAYRKAKEKCDSRKSQLEKKYKNMTIGYESILFLLAWYSITTTLFTAILSPVFLNDCIVFFGALGKGMGSLFREFVTGADSFGQLSSGIPNSILSGIVYWLIAGTVMAILFVITGWLIIGIGYQVGKNLPEILLGYHQYRGSDNEYSCCNLLWRMD; translated from the coding sequence TTGAGAAAAAAAGTGCCTTATGAGAAATGTGAAAAATGTGACCGTACTGCTTACCGGAAAGCAAAAGAAAAATGCGATAGCCGTAAAAGCCAGTTAGAAAAGAAATATAAAAATATGACGATTGGTTATGAAAGTATCTTGTTTCTACTGGCATGGTACAGCATAACAACAACACTGTTTACTGCGATTCTTTCGCCGGTTTTCCTTAACGACTGTATCGTCTTTTTCGGTGCGTTAGGAAAAGGAATGGGAAGTTTATTTCGGGAGTTTGTGACAGGTGCAGACTCTTTCGGACAGTTAAGCAGTGGAATACCTAACAGTATTCTTTCCGGGATTGTGTACTGGCTGATTGCCGGTACTGTCATGGCAATTTTATTCGTAATAACCGGGTGGCTGATAATCGGGATTGGTTATCAGGTAGGAAAAAATCTACCGGAAATATTGTTGGGATATCATCAGTATCGTGGTAGCGATAACGAGTACAGCTGTTGTAATTTACTTTGGAGAATGGATTAA
- a CDS encoding tyrosine-type recombinase/integrase, producing the protein MAKGSVRKKGKKWYYRFYVEDASGKMVQKEYAGTESKSETEKLLRKALEDYENKKFVARAESLTVGELLDMWAEEELKAGTLSNGTVENYLGAIRCIKKHPIADRKLKTVTAEHLQSFLDLLTFGGEFPDGKVRKGYSKDYIHSFSAVLQQSFRFAVFPKQLISFNPMQYIKLKRQAEEVDLFSDDEVEEGTQPISHEDYERLIKYLEKKNPPAILPIQIAYYAGLRIGETCGLTWQDINLEEQCLTIKRSIRYDGTKHKNVIGTTKRKKVRIVDFGDTLTEILKAARREQLKSRMQYGELYHRNYYKEVHVKNRVYYEYYHLDGTQEVPADYKEISFVCLRPDGSLELPSTLGIACRSVSKKLEGFEDFHFHQLRHTYTSNLLSNGAAPKDVQELLGHSDVSTTMNIYAHSTRKAKRDSARLLDKVASNA; encoded by the coding sequence ATGGCAAAAGGATCTGTTAGAAAAAAAGGAAAGAAATGGTACTATCGCTTCTATGTAGAGGACGCAAGCGGAAAAATGGTTCAGAAAGAATACGCCGGAACCGAAAGTAAAAGTGAGACGGAAAAGCTTCTCCGCAAAGCACTGGAAGATTATGAAAATAAGAAGTTTGTCGCAAGGGCAGAAAGCCTTACGGTAGGAGAACTTCTGGATATGTGGGCGGAAGAAGAACTGAAAGCCGGAACACTCAGCAATGGCACAGTGGAAAATTATCTTGGTGCAATCCGATGTATCAAAAAACACCCGATTGCAGACCGAAAGTTAAAAACAGTTACCGCTGAACATTTACAGAGTTTTCTCGACCTGCTTACATTCGGTGGCGAGTTTCCGGATGGAAAAGTGCGAAAAGGATATAGCAAAGATTATATCCATTCTTTTTCCGCAGTGTTACAGCAGTCTTTCCGTTTTGCAGTATTTCCAAAACAGTTAATCAGTTTCAATCCAATGCAATATATCAAGCTGAAACGACAGGCAGAGGAAGTTGACCTCTTTTCTGATGATGAGGTAGAAGAAGGTACACAGCCGATTTCACATGAGGATTACGAGCGGCTTATCAAGTATCTGGAAAAGAAAAATCCACCTGCAATTCTGCCGATTCAGATCGCATATTATGCAGGACTTCGTATCGGGGAAACCTGTGGTCTTACATGGCAGGACATCAACCTTGAAGAACAATGCCTGACCATAAAACGCAGTATCCGTTATGACGGAACGAAGCATAAAAATGTGATTGGAACAACCAAGCGAAAGAAAGTAAGGATTGTTGATTTTGGAGATACACTGACTGAAATATTGAAAGCAGCAAGACGGGAACAACTGAAAAGCCGGATGCAGTACGGGGAACTTTACCACCGCAACTACTACAAAGAGGTGCATGTAAAAAACAGGGTGTATTATGAATACTATCACCTTGACGGAACGCAGGAAGTCCCGGCAGATTATAAAGAAATATCCTTTGTCTGCCTCAGACCGGATGGTAGTCTGGAACTGCCGAGTACACTCGGCATTGCTTGCAGGTCAGTGTCAAAGAAGCTGGAAGGATTTGAAGATTTTCACTTCCACCAGTTACGTCACACCTATACCAGCAACCTGCTCTCCAACGGGGCGGCTCCGAAAGATGTACAGGAACTGTTAGGACATTCTGATGTCAGTACCACAATGAATATTTACGCTCACTCAACAAGAAAAGCAAAACGGGATTCCGCAAGACTTCTTGATAAAGTAGCGAGCAACGCTTAA
- a CDS encoding MarR family transcriptional regulator has protein sequence MRKDNNMIIQLQRYYALWKECTAMYEEWSKDQGLSSNGVFALYSFYESNGRCTQKMISEKWNIPKQTVNTILKDFQKKGYINMVSDDSDKRNKLICLTESGMEYTKDIIEKLHSKEIYVIEKMGLENIESLNDNTELFIRLFKEGDCKKNES, from the coding sequence ATGAGAAAAGATAATAATATGATAATACAGTTGCAACGATATTATGCTTTATGGAAAGAATGTACAGCAATGTATGAGGAATGGTCAAAGGATCAGGGACTGTCTTCAAATGGAGTTTTTGCTTTGTATTCATTTTATGAAAGTAATGGAAGATGCACGCAGAAAATGATAAGTGAAAAATGGAATATACCTAAGCAAACGGTAAATACGATACTAAAAGATTTTCAGAAAAAAGGATACATCAATATGGTATCTGATGATTCAGACAAGAGAAATAAGCTGATATGCCTCACAGAATCAGGAATGGAATATACGAAAGATATCATAGAAAAACTGCACTCAAAAGAAATATATGTAATCGAAAAAATGGGATTAGAGAATATAGAAAGTCTTAATGATAATACAGAGCTGTTTATCAGACTTTTCAAGGAAGGAGATTGTAAGAAAAATGAATCATAA
- a CDS encoding DUF6040 family protein: protein MVAITSTAVVIYFGEWIKNANPINLIVLLLLSHIIYIGIRCYVKDWMEERGYY from the coding sequence GTGGTAGCGATAACGAGTACAGCTGTTGTAATTTACTTTGGAGAATGGATTAAAAACGCTAATCCGATAAATCTTATTGTATTGCTATTACTGTCGCATATTATTTATATTGGAATCAGATGTTATGTGAAAGACTGGATGGAAGAACGAGGATATTATTAA
- a CDS encoding DUF3847 domain-containing protein: MPDTSKLEKLNRELEKSEKKLRKAINDEKALQHQLKQLTRKERTHRLCTRGGMLESFLQEPERLTDDDVMLLLKLIFHRQDTQELLKKLLEREKPETP; encoded by the coding sequence TTGCCTGATACCTCAAAGCTGGAAAAACTCAACCGGGAGCTGGAGAAAAGCGAAAAGAAACTGCGGAAAGCTATCAATGATGAAAAGGCATTGCAACACCAGTTAAAGCAGCTTACCCGAAAAGAACGGACACACCGGCTCTGTACCCGTGGCGGTATGCTGGAAAGTTTTCTGCAAGAACCGGAACGCCTGACAGATGATGATGTCATGCTGTTGTTGAAACTCATTTTTCACAGGCAGGACACGCAGGAACTATTGAAAAAACTGCTGGAACGGGAGAAGCCGGAAACCCCTTAG
- a CDS encoding recombinase family protein, whose amino-acid sequence MSRKKQVYEKITALYCRISLDDGGDNESMSISNQKIMLRDFAEKHGMFQYEYYVDDGYTGRNFNRPAFQRMIADIEAGKIGCVITKDLSRLGRNYIEAGSYIEIFFPKHNVRYIAITDGVDSLTRQEMDITPFKNILNDMYSRDISKKVLAGITTRSRQGKFCGGTPPFGLMRDPEDKGHLIIDPETAPIIRKIYDYALDGLGCMRISKRLMEEKIPITHVKANTEFDANYYFWGGARISHILRNPFYKGAHLVFRTHQKGIRSNTYDIIPRDQWEVIEGCHEAIVTPEEWEQVQELIDRRPTIQGNSCPFYNLFHGLVYCATCGKSMQVRYEKVGRTGKNRFTGEMREPIDKAYYICQTYNRMGCKVCSSHKIEARDLYNLVLKDIQELAAQAMKDADAFYQRLSRRMEHRYLVDASQTEKERLRLEARNQEIDGMFLSLYTDKAKGILTEQRFVKLTAALEQEQESNQKRLHDLAMMQGRADAQESEVRTFIKEIRRYAAIEELDEAVLNRLISRILIGEIKKIDGQRTQEVKIIYNFVGEMSR is encoded by the coding sequence ATGAGCAGGAAAAAACAAGTCTATGAGAAAATCACCGCTCTCTACTGCCGCATCTCTCTGGATGACGGCGGCGACAACGAGAGTATGAGCATCAGCAACCAGAAAATCATGCTTCGGGACTTTGCTGAAAAGCATGGAATGTTCCAGTATGAATATTATGTGGATGACGGCTATACGGGCCGCAATTTCAACCGCCCTGCCTTCCAGCGCATGATCGCTGACATTGAGGCGGGGAAGATCGGCTGCGTCATCACCAAAGACCTATCCAGGCTTGGTAGGAACTATATTGAAGCTGGCAGCTATATCGAAATCTTTTTCCCCAAACACAATGTACGCTATATCGCCATCACGGACGGCGTGGACAGCCTGACCCGTCAGGAGATGGACATTACGCCCTTTAAGAATATCCTGAACGATATGTACAGCCGGGATATTTCTAAAAAGGTGCTGGCAGGCATCACCACCCGCTCCCGGCAGGGGAAGTTCTGCGGAGGGACGCCGCCCTTCGGCCTGATGCGTGACCCGGAGGACAAGGGGCATCTCATCATTGACCCTGAGACAGCGCCAATCATCCGCAAAATCTATGACTATGCCCTTGACGGGCTGGGCTGCATGAGGATTTCCAAACGTCTGATGGAAGAAAAAATCCCAATCACCCATGTCAAAGCCAACACGGAGTTTGACGCCAACTATTATTTCTGGGGCGGAGCCAGAATCAGTCACATCCTGAGAAATCCATTCTATAAGGGCGCACATTTGGTCTTTCGGACGCATCAGAAAGGCATCCGCTCCAACACCTATGACATTATTCCCCGTGACCAGTGGGAAGTGATCGAGGGCTGCCATGAGGCCATTGTGACGCCGGAGGAATGGGAACAGGTGCAGGAACTCATTGACCGCAGGCCGACCATTCAGGGGAATTCCTGCCCCTTTTATAATCTGTTCCACGGTCTGGTCTACTGCGCCACCTGCGGGAAGTCCATGCAGGTGCGGTATGAGAAAGTGGGCCGAACCGGGAAGAACCGCTTCACCGGCGAAATGCGGGAGCCGATTGACAAGGCGTACTATATCTGCCAGACCTACAACCGCATGGGCTGCAAGGTCTGTTCCAGCCACAAGATCGAGGCCAGGGATTTATACAATCTGGTGCTGAAAGACATTCAGGAACTGGCGGCGCAGGCTATGAAGGATGCCGATGCGTTCTACCAGCGGCTCAGCCGCCGGATGGAGCACCGGTATCTGGTGGACGCCTCCCAGACAGAAAAGGAACGCCTGCGGCTGGAAGCCCGAAATCAGGAAATTGACGGGATGTTCCTGAGCCTGTACACCGATAAGGCCAAAGGCATCCTGACCGAGCAGCGGTTTGTGAAGCTGACGGCGGCGCTGGAACAGGAGCAGGAATCCAACCAGAAACGCCTGCATGACCTGGCAATGATGCAAGGTCGTGCCGATGCGCAAGAAAGCGAAGTCCGCACTTTTATCAAGGAAATCCGGCGCTATGCCGCCATCGAGGAACTGGACGAGGCGGTGCTGAACCGGCTCATTAGCCGGATTCTGATTGGAGAAATCAAGAAGATTGATGGTCAGAGGACACAGGAGGTTAAGATTATTTACAATTTTGTTGGGGAAATGTCAAGGTAG
- a CDS encoding helix-turn-helix domain-containing protein, with the protein MHISYKPLWHTLLERDMRKEDLRLAAGMTTNMIANMSKEGKHISMDTLARICETLNCEITDVIELVPDEPASTGGKEHERIETKNNGKRN; encoded by the coding sequence ATGCACATCAGCTATAAACCACTCTGGCATACACTGTTAGAGCGTGATATGAGAAAAGAAGATTTAAGGCTTGCCGCCGGTATGACAACGAATATGATTGCCAACATGAGCAAAGAGGGAAAGCACATCAGCATGGACACATTAGCCCGTATCTGCGAAACGCTGAATTGTGAGATTACCGATGTGATTGAGTTAGTACCAGACGAGCCTGCTTCCACAGGAGGTAAGGAACATGAGCGAATTGAAACCAAGAATAACGGAAAACGGAATTGA
- a CDS encoding Type 1 glutamine amidotransferase-like domain-containing protein has translation MNGKHLFLTSAGLTDKMKEKFFDIIGKCPKDVKVLYIPTAGIETDGARESLAICFHELFLMGIQYENILVYNLELILSKDYQRTYSSYVTTPFMLTRLLTFEELNQFDAVFVSGGDVSVLCREMSRTGFDRILNNAIKNGLIYVGISAGSMYAAGNLTDGLHIIDNPIIPHWNGSETTVLPNGKDEIKLADGKAVYVEDNYMSVI, from the coding sequence ATGAATGGAAAACATCTATTTCTTACATCTGCAGGGTTGACCGATAAGATGAAAGAGAAATTCTTTGATATTATTGGAAAGTGTCCGAAGGATGTGAAAGTGCTTTATATTCCAACAGCTGGCATTGAAACAGATGGTGCAAGAGAGTCGCTTGCAATATGTTTTCATGAACTCTTTCTAATGGGAATTCAGTACGAAAATATATTAGTGTACAATCTGGAATTAATTCTTTCAAAAGACTATCAAAGAACCTATTCTTCGTATGTTACAACCCCGTTTATGCTTACAAGGCTATTAACTTTTGAAGAATTAAACCAATTTGATGCTGTTTTTGTCAGTGGTGGTGATGTATCTGTGCTTTGTCGTGAAATGTCTAGAACTGGTTTTGATAGAATACTTAATAATGCAATTAAAAACGGACTTATATATGTCGGAATCAGTGCAGGAAGTATGTATGCGGCGGGAAATTTAACAGATGGATTACATATTATTGACAATCCTATTATCCCCCATTGGAATGGTTCTGAAACAACAGTATTACCGAACGGCAAAGATGAGATTAAGCTTGCTGATGGAAAAGCTGTTTATGTAGAGGATAATTACATGAGTGTAATATGA
- a CDS encoding helix-turn-helix domain-containing protein — MTQRKIALSIEEAADYTGIGRNTLRKLVEWKKLPVLKVGRKVLIKTDMLELFMEANEGRDLRDKGNVKAVTRNGST, encoded by the coding sequence ATGACACAAAGAAAGATTGCCTTATCTATTGAAGAAGCTGCTGATTATACGGGAATCGGCAGGAACACCCTGAGAAAACTGGTGGAATGGAAGAAACTTCCGGTATTAAAGGTCGGGAGAAAAGTCCTGATCAAAACGGATATGCTGGAACTTTTTATGGAAGCCAACGAGGGCAGAGACTTGAGGGATAAGGGAAATGTGAAAGCAGTCACAAGAAACGGTTCAACTTAA
- a CDS encoding helix-turn-helix transcriptional regulator — MKDKELRKLIGSRAKQRRLELNLTQPYVAEKMGVTASTILRYENGSIDNTKKMVLEGLSEALHVSIEWLKGETDEYETDITDKKELQIRDVMGDILKQLPLDLNKTEDAFSKDLLLLMLKQYELFLDSFQFACKNYKGSTKDADIAKVMGFESKDEYNEIMFLREITHTVNAFNDMADVVRLYSKKPEAAEQRLANLLSEVMYEDSESV; from the coding sequence ATGAAAGATAAAGAACTACGCAAGCTGATCGGCAGCAGGGCAAAACAGCGCCGTCTCGAATTAAATCTGACACAGCCTTATGTCGCAGAGAAGATGGGAGTTACCGCTTCCACAATCCTGCGTTATGAGAATGGTTCGATTGACAATACCAAAAAGATGGTACTGGAAGGTCTTTCGGAAGCACTTCATGTATCGATTGAATGGCTCAAAGGGGAAACCGATGAATATGAAACTGATATTACGGATAAGAAAGAATTGCAGATTCGTGATGTGATGGGCGATATTCTCAAACAGTTACCTCTTGATCTTAATAAAACAGAAGACGCTTTTTCTAAAGACTTACTGCTGTTAATGTTAAAGCAATATGAACTGTTTCTGGATTCGTTTCAGTTCGCCTGTAAAAATTACAAAGGCAGTACCAAAGATGCGGACATTGCTAAAGTAATGGGATTTGAATCGAAAGATGAATATAATGAGATTATGTTTCTCAGGGAGATCACGCATACTGTCAACGCATTTAACGATATGGCAGATGTTGTAAGGCTCTATTCAAAGAAACCGGAAGCGGCAGAACAAAGGCTTGCAAATCTTTTATCCGAAGTTATGTATGAGGATTCTGAATCGGTATAG